The Nitrospinota bacterium region CGGCAAGCGGATCACTGCGACGGCGGGATTCCGTCATGATATCAATTCAGTATTCGAAGACCCTACAACCAGAAAGTTTGAGGCCGCCTACCGCATTCTTGAAACAAATACGAGAATTCGAGGTGCTTATGCTACGGGTTTTCGCGCTCCCACCCTTAACGAGCTGTTCTTTCCTGACTTTGGAACGCCTTCATTGAAACCGGAAAAAAGTAAAAGTTGGGAAGTAGGTCTGGATCAAAATCTACTGGACGATAAAGTAAAAATCGGTATTACCTACTTTCATGTGAATTTTGAAAACCTCATCCAAACTGTCGATTTGGGAGGATATGTTTACCGTGCACAAAATGTTGCTAAAGCCACGACAGAAGGTGTGGAAACTTACCTCAATATTATTTTACCGAAAAACTTCAGGCTTTCCTCCAATTACACCTGGCTGAAAGCAAGAGATGACGATGGAGCGCCCCTGATCCGCCGTGCCGAGCATAATTTTTCCGCTAACTTGACCCACACTTGGAAAGAAAAGCTGGAAACATTGTTGGGGGTACGGGTACGAAGCAATACCCATTCAAACAGTACCGGAACTAACAGAACCGGCGGCTTCACAACCATGCGTGCCGCAGTCAGCTATAAGGTCAACAAACATTTAAAATTGACTGCTAGAGGAGAAAATCTTTTTGACAAGGAATATGAAGAAAACTTTGGATTTGGAACTGCCGGTATATCCGGTTATGGCGGGTTCACCTGGTACTTCAACCCTGCGTCCAACAATTAAATAATGAGGAAAGTCATGAATTCTAATACATCCTTTAAACTAAAACTCCTATTAGGATTGATTGTTTTAATGGTTTTGACGCGCTACATCCATTTTCGTCCACTCGGTCTCCCAAGTGCGACGTTGGCAATCTTCTTCATTGCCGGTATCTATCTGAGGGAATATATTTTCCCGGCATTGTTAATAGGTTGCGCGGGTCTCATCGATTATTTTTCCGTCCAGAGAGAGCCCGCCTGGTGCATTACGTCGGCCTATGGCTTTTTAATCCCAACTTATCTGGCGTTGTGGTTTGGAGGACGGAGATTTCAAACCCTTGAAATCACCCAATGGAACCAGGCGGCTTCAATGGCCATCACTTTAGCGATTTGCACCACTCTAGCTTTCGTGATTTCCAACGGAAGCTTTTACGCGCTTTCCGGTCATGAGGTTTATGAAAGTATGAATTTCATGGAATACGCTCAAAGGCAAATTTCCCGGTTTCCTGGTTATCTGATGAAGCCCTTCCTTTATGTGAGCATTGGTTCTGCGCTTCTATATAAAGGGTGGTTGGAGCAGTTTATCAAATCAAGTTCAGCACGAACTTCTTTGGATATTTCTAAATAAGGTTTTCTTCATGACATTCCCTCATCAAAATGTTAAAGGCCTCATCATCGCCGGAACCCAATCCGATATTGGAAAGACTTCGGTTACCTTAGGCTTGATGCGTCTTTTGACCCGTAGAGGGCTTAACGTCAGTCCGTTTAAAGTTGGCCCGGATTATATTGATCCGGGCCATCATTCCCGTGCATGCGGACGACCCAGCTACAACCTGGATTCAGTCATGTGTCCTCCGAAATACGTTCGCAATCTTTTTTCCGAAGTTTCCCGAAAATCAGATATTGCGATTGCAGAAGGCGTGATGGGACTGTTTGATGGAGCCTCTCCAATTAAGGACAAAGGCTCCACCGCCGAAATAGCAAAACTCACAGGACTCCCAATTATTTTGATTTTCAATGGAGAGGCAACGGCACGTTCTGCGGCGGCTCTGGTCCAGGGATTCGTCAATTTTGATCCAGCGCTAAATTTTTTAGGAGTGATCGCTAACCGGGTCAACCACCCCGGACACGCAAATATAATAAAGGCCGCCATAGAGAAATACACCACAACCAAATTCCTGGGATATTTACCTAATAATCCAGAGTTGACCCTGCCTTCCCGGCATTTAGGTCTATTTCAAAGTCATGAACAACAGGATAGTTTGTACGACAAATGGGCCGACCATTTAGAACAACATTTCAATATCCCAAAAATTCTAAAATCTATTAATGCATCTAAAAAAAAACCCATTAGAGAAATTTTAAATCCGGTTCCCCGTTGGACAGGCAAACAAGCAAAAAAAACATTTAAAGTCGCCGTTGCCAGGGACGAGGCGTTTGCATTCTGTTATCAGGATACATTGGATGTTATCTCTCATTATGGAGGTGAGATTCATTTTTTTTCCCCCATAAAAGACAGACAGTTGCCCAAGAATTGTGACTGGGTTTACCTTCCCGGTGGCTATCCAGAACTGCACCTCAAAAAGCTGAGTGCAAACAAAGCCATGATTCAATGCATAAGGGATTTTGGAAATTCCAGGAAAGTAATCGTCGGCGAATGCGGCGGCCTGATGTATTTGGGAAAAAGTATCCTGGATGAAAAAAATCACTCGTTCCCAATGGTTGGTCTTTTTGATTTTTCAACAACCATGAATCCGAAAAAATTGACCCTGGGTTATCGCATTCTAAGTTTTAAACAAAAGAAAGAAATAAAAAAAGATTTGCTCATGAAAGGGCATGAATTTCATTATTCCAGTTTCGTTAATAATAACGAAACGCCTCGTATGCAATATTTAAATGGCAAAAAGAATGTCGAAGTTAAGGATGGCTATGTTTACAAAAATTGTTTCGCATTTTACTCCCATATTTATATGGGAAGTTCCACCGAGTGGTTGAAATACATATTAAATAAAGTTGAATCCAGCTCAATAAAAGAACCCAATTTATAGATATATTTATGAGAAAAATGCCTGCTTCAGACAAACGAAAAAGAAAAGGATTGATTATCGTCAATACGGGGGATGGTAAGGGAAAATCCACTGCAGCTTTTGGAATTGCTCTTCGAGCCGCAGGCAACAAAATGAACGTTTTCATCATGCAATTTATGAAGGGGAAATGGAAAGCGGGAGAAAAAAAATCGTTCGACCTTTTGAAACCCAACGTTGAAATGGTTTCAATGGGTGATGGCTTCACCTGGGACACTGAAAATCCTGAACAAGATCGAGAAACAGCTCGAAAGGCATGGGAAATTGCTTCTGAAAAATTGAATAGCGGGAAGTATAAAATGGTGATTCTGGACGAAATCAATTATGTCCTGCATTATAATTTTCTTCCCCACAAGCTATTTATCGAAGCTCTCAAAAATAAACCCGCCGATGTCCATGTCGTTTGTACAGGACGAAACGCACCGGAGGAGCTGATTGAAATTGCTGATTTGGTGACAGAAATGCGCTGCATAAAGCATCCTTTCAAGGAACAGGGAATTCCTGCACAAAAAGGTATAGAATTTTAAAAATTCAAGAACTGAGAAAGCACTTTTAAAACAAATTATGAACCTCACGGTATTTAAAAAATATTTTAAGGCCCACCCTCTTATACACACCATCGCCCTCTCGGCGACAGTGCATTTAATAGCCTTTTATTTTTTTCCCACCTGGGACAGCCCTTCCAAACTTGACAAAGACAATTTGATCAAAATAAAATATGTTTTGGAGAAAAAAATACCCTCTGAGGAGAAAGTTTCCCCAGAATCCAAAAAAATAGTTGAGCTAAAGAAGGTTGCGCCGCCCCCCACACACACAATGGTTAGCCCCAACCGAATACCGAAGTCTGCTATAATAAAAAGCACAGAAGTTTTTCCACTCTCCCATTCTGCAAAAAGAAACCCTGTGCCGATTCGCAACTCAGAGAAACTATTGCAACCTGTGAATACGATTCTAAAACAAACTCCTGTTAATCACCCGGTTGCGGAATATAAGAGGACGACCCCGCTCGAGATTTCTCAGGCAATTCTACCGTCTCCCCGCATGATCCGGGAGGCCCATCCGAACCAGAACACACCCGTCCCTTTGACGCAACTGGCGATGCAGTCGAAGGATACGAATGATTCATTAATTAAACACTTCCAAAACAAATCTTTTCAGCCCGTTCCAAGGTTAATAAAGTCTTCCGCTTCCACTAAAGCAGCTTCCCTTAATTCAACCGTTCAAGCGAAAAGTTTTACGGAAGTGAAGTATGAAAGTTCTCAAAAATTCACTTCCCTCGCTTCAGCCCAATTAAATATTGAAAATAGTTTCCTGCTAAAAACTACAGCCATCCAAAAACCTTTACCTGTTACGCTTGTTGGAATGCCAACAACCCATCAACCGGTAGCTGGAATAAATAGTGTGTCTATTGCAGGGATACCAAACCCATCGACTGCCCTCAAGGTAATGAAACCGCAAGTCTTGAATAAGCCGTGGCAAGCAGTGGGAACCCAGGCGCGGGCTTCAAAAAGTTTAGACTCGGAATCAGTCGCTCACTACCAGCCTTCAATTCCGATCGCCGCAAGCAATTTTTCCTCGCCGTTACAAAGCACCCGTCTTCTAAAGGAAGCCTTCATTCCTCCCGGTTTTTCCGAAGAAAAGCTCAACCAGGATGAAGAGGTTAGTACCAGGCCAATTGAAAAGCTGGCCCGCCTCAGTGACGGAATCAGTGACCTTTCGTCTGCGTTGTTGAACCAAATTAAAAATGGGTTTTCCGCAAAGATTAGGAACCGGATCGCCCAGGTAAAATATTACCCGCGCATTGCCCGCAGTCGGGGGTTCGAGGGACAACCCGTGGTCGCGTTTACCTTGGGAAACGGAGGAGAACTGTTGGAACTTTCTATTGTGAACCCTTCCCCTTTTAAACTGTTGGATGAGGCCGCTCTGGACGCCGTTAAATCCGCGAGCCCCTATCCCCCAATCCCAGAACTTCTAAAAATAAATTCCATGAAATTCAACTTACCGATTTCCTTTATGCTGGAGGAGCGATGAAATCTAAAATACAGATTACATTTTTCTTATTGCTGACGATTTTTACATCCAGCGCCTATGGCGAAATTCTTCAGATCGACGGTGATTTTGATGGCAAATTGGACCAATGGCACGAAATGTCCCAGGAAGGGAAATTGGTCAAAATTGAATACGACACCAATGGCGACGGAAAACTGGATCAGGTCGATATTTATGAGGGCCATAAAAAACCCGTCCTTGCCAAACTGGATCGCAATTTTGATGGAACGCTGGATCAGTTCCAATTTTATACCAAGGAGTTCACCTTGGAGCGGATCGAAAAAGATTCAAAGTTCAACGGTAAGGTGGACAGGAAAGAATTTTTCGATTCAAATCAAAAAATATCCCGCATTGAAATAGATGAAAATCAGGATGGCAATATGGATATTTTTCAATTTTTTAATGATAACGAAAGTTTGGTTCGGATAGAGTATGATTCCAGCCATAGCGGTAAAATCGATCGTTGGGAATATTTTGCAGGAGAAAAATTGCTTCAGTCCGCCGCTTTCGATTCCAATGAAGACGGAAAACAGGATCAATGGCAATACTTTAAGGATTCCACGAAACCGGAAAAGGTTGAGTATGACACCAACTTTGACGGGAAGGCTGATCGCTTGGAATACTTTGAACCTGACGGCGGGCTGGTGCGTGTGGAGCTGGACAGAAATTACGACGGCATAACAGACTTGATCAAACGCAAATAACGGGAGTTGATAATGACAGTTTTTCGGGGGTTGATCTATTTTTTGATTCTATTCATTGCCTCCTGCGCGCCACAAGCCACCAAAGAGGTTCCGGCTGAGTTTCAACCAGGGCAGAAAATTTTCCATAAAGTTTGTTCCAATTGTCATGGGCCCGACGCTATGGGCAAGCACACCGAGGCCCCCCGGCTCATTGATGTTGAATATATTCAGGAAAGTTTTTCCGATGCTGATATTTTCCAAACCGTCGTTGCAGGTGACAATAAAATGCCTTCGCAAAGAAGCAAGGTATCGGATGAGGAAATAAAAGAAATCATCAAATACCTTCGTTACTCTCAGAAAGCTGCAAATCTCGTTGCTGAGGACGAAGGTGATGAAGAAAAAACCTTAGAAGAAGAGAGCCCTCAGTAATTCATGCCAGCATCGATCCAGAAAACCCTGGACCAAATCCTGCCTGTTGACGTCAGCGACCTGGATAAAGCCCAAAGACGGCTGGACTCCCTGACAAAGCCTCCGGGAAGCCTGGGACGACTGGAAGAACTGGCTCGTCGATATGTCGCCATCAAAGGCATCGACTCTCCCTCAATTACAAAGAAATGTGTTTTTATTTTTGCTGCGGATCATGGCATTGCCAAGGCAGGAGTCAGCGCCTATCCGCCTGAAGTGACGGCGCAAATGGTACAGAATTTTTTGCAAGGCGGCGCCGCCATTAATGTTCTGGCCAAACACGTCTCTGCAGAAATTGTGGTCGTCGATATCGGAGTGAACTTCGATTTTCAGAACTGCCCCGGATTGACTCACAAAAAAATCGCTCCCGGCACGAAAGACATGTCTGCGGGGCCCGCTATGACCCGCCAGCAGGCGGAAGAGGCATTGCAGACAGGAATTGAGCTGGCACAAGATTCGGCGGACAAAGGAACGGATGTTATCGCTTCTGGGGATATGGGAATCGGCAACACCACCCCCGCCGCCGCCATCATGTCCGTCTATGGCAACAAAACACCCCGGCAGGTTGCCGGAAACGGTACGGGCATTGATTCGGCGACCCTTGAAAAAAAGATCCACCTGATTGAACAGGCCATCAAAATAAACCATCCCAATGCAAAGGACCCCATTGACGTTCTTGCCAAGTTGGGCGGATTCGAAATCGCAGGAATCGCCGGACTCATTCTTGGCGCCGCATCCAAAAGGACTCCCGTCATCATCGACGGGCTGATTTCAGGAGCCGCCGCCATCATCGCCTATAAGCTGAATCCCATCGTTAAAGACTATATCTTCACCTCCCACCGATCCCAGGAACCCGGCCACGAGATTTTATTTCACCTGCTGGATCAACCGCCATTGTTTGATTTCGGCATGAGACTGGGAGAAGGAACCGGGGCCGTTTTAGCCATGAGCATCCTGGATGCCTCCATCAAAATCTATTCGCAAATGGCTACCTTTGAGGAAGCGGGGGTCTCCTCCAAAGTCGATTCTTGATAACAAGGTAATAATTCGGCCTTTCCTTGACACCAACCCCGTTTTTAGCTAAATTTGTTGGTTATATTCAAATTTCCTATTTTATTTCACCACTTCAATTTTTTGTATCTGGAGAGACAACACCATGTCGGACAATGAAAGTTATATTCAATCCCTTTTCGCCCAAAGGCTGGGCGGAGATCAATTTGGCAAAGATACAAAAATTTATAAATTCGAAAAAATCAAACGCGCAAAACGGGCGGCACTGGATGAAAATCCAGGCAAGGATTTATTCGACATGGGTGTCGGCGAGCCGGACGAAAAGGCTTATCCGGGGGTGATCAAGACATTGCAGTTGGAAGCGGAGAAACCAGAAAATCGAGGTTATACCGACAATGGGATTCAGGAATTCAAGGATGCCGCCGTCACTTATATGGAAAACGTTTTCGGGGTGAAAGGCCTCGACCCAAACAAACACGTCAATCACACCATTGGTTCCAAACCCGGTCTGGCGATGGTTCCTGCAATTTATATCAATCCTGGAGATGTCACCCTGATGACCGTTCCCGGCTACCCCGTCATGGGCACCCACGCTTCCTATCTGGGTGGCGAAGTTGTCAACCTCCCATTGCTGGAGGAAAATAATTTCCTCCCCGACTTGAAAAATATCGACCCCAAAATCGTCGAACGGACGAAACTGCTTTATCTCAACTACCCCAACAACCCGACCGGCGCCACGGCCACCCGCGAGTTTTTTGAGGAAGTGGTCGAGTTCGCCAAAAGAAATCAGATTGTCGTTATCCAGGATGCGGCCTACGCGGCATTGTCCTTTAACAATGAACCGTTGAGTTTTCTTTCGGTTCCTGGAGCCATGGATGTCGGGGTCGAGTTTCATTCCCTTTCCAAGTCTTACAACATGACGGGTTGGCGCATTGCATTCATCGTCGGTAATGAACTGGTCGTTAAAGGCTTGGCCCACGTGAAGGACAACATCGATTCCGGGCAGTTTGCGGCCATCCAGAAAGCGGGAGTTTATGCCCTCAACCATCCCGAGATCAGCCGTGAGATCCTGGAAAAATACCGCCGCCGATTGACCCTGATGGTGGAAGCCTTAAACTCCGTCGGGTTCAACGCAAAACTTCCTGGGGGTTCTTTTTTCCTTTACG contains the following coding sequences:
- a CDS encoding cobyrinate a,c-diamide synthase; amino-acid sequence: MTFPHQNVKGLIIAGTQSDIGKTSVTLGLMRLLTRRGLNVSPFKVGPDYIDPGHHSRACGRPSYNLDSVMCPPKYVRNLFSEVSRKSDIAIAEGVMGLFDGASPIKDKGSTAEIAKLTGLPIILIFNGEATARSAAALVQGFVNFDPALNFLGVIANRVNHPGHANIIKAAIEKYTTTKFLGYLPNNPELTLPSRHLGLFQSHEQQDSLYDKWADHLEQHFNIPKILKSINASKKKPIREILNPVPRWTGKQAKKTFKVAVARDEAFAFCYQDTLDVISHYGGEIHFFSPIKDRQLPKNCDWVYLPGGYPELHLKKLSANKAMIQCIRDFGNSRKVIVGECGGLMYLGKSILDEKNHSFPMVGLFDFSTTMNPKKLTLGYRILSFKQKKEIKKDLLMKGHEFHYSSFVNNNETPRMQYLNGKKNVEVKDGYVYKNCFAFYSHIYMGSSTEWLKYILNKVESSSIKEPNL
- the cobO gene encoding cob(I)yrinic acid a,c-diamide adenosyltransferase produces the protein MRKMPASDKRKRKGLIIVNTGDGKGKSTAAFGIALRAAGNKMNVFIMQFMKGKWKAGEKKSFDLLKPNVEMVSMGDGFTWDTENPEQDRETARKAWEIASEKLNSGKYKMVILDEINYVLHYNFLPHKLFIEALKNKPADVHVVCTGRNAPEELIEIADLVTEMRCIKHPFKEQGIPAQKGIEF
- a CDS encoding energy transducer TonB, with the translated sequence MKPQVLNKPWQAVGTQARASKSLDSESVAHYQPSIPIAASNFSSPLQSTRLLKEAFIPPGFSEEKLNQDEEVSTRPIEKLARLSDGISDLSSALLNQIKNGFSAKIRNRIAQVKYYPRIARSRGFEGQPVVAFTLGNGGELLELSIVNPSPFKLLDEAALDAVKSASPYPPIPELLKINSMKFNLPISFMLEER
- a CDS encoding cytochrome c, which encodes MTVFRGLIYFLILFIASCAPQATKEVPAEFQPGQKIFHKVCSNCHGPDAMGKHTEAPRLIDVEYIQESFSDADIFQTVVAGDNKMPSQRSKVSDEEIKEIIKYLRYSQKAANLVAEDEGDEEKTLEEESPQ
- the cobT gene encoding nicotinate-nucleotide--dimethylbenzimidazole phosphoribosyltransferase, which encodes MPASIQKTLDQILPVDVSDLDKAQRRLDSLTKPPGSLGRLEELARRYVAIKGIDSPSITKKCVFIFAADHGIAKAGVSAYPPEVTAQMVQNFLQGGAAINVLAKHVSAEIVVVDIGVNFDFQNCPGLTHKKIAPGTKDMSAGPAMTRQQAEEALQTGIELAQDSADKGTDVIASGDMGIGNTTPAAAIMSVYGNKTPRQVAGNGTGIDSATLEKKIHLIEQAIKINHPNAKDPIDVLAKLGGFEIAGIAGLILGAASKRTPVIIDGLISGAAAIIAYKLNPIVKDYIFTSHRSQEPGHEILFHLLDQPPLFDFGMRLGEGTGAVLAMSILDASIKIYSQMATFEEAGVSSKVDS
- a CDS encoding LL-diaminopimelate aminotransferase; amino-acid sequence: MSDNESYIQSLFAQRLGGDQFGKDTKIYKFEKIKRAKRAALDENPGKDLFDMGVGEPDEKAYPGVIKTLQLEAEKPENRGYTDNGIQEFKDAAVTYMENVFGVKGLDPNKHVNHTIGSKPGLAMVPAIYINPGDVTLMTVPGYPVMGTHASYLGGEVVNLPLLEENNFLPDLKNIDPKIVERTKLLYLNYPNNPTGATATREFFEEVVEFAKRNQIVVIQDAAYAALSFNNEPLSFLSVPGAMDVGVEFHSLSKSYNMTGWRIAFIVGNELVVKGLAHVKDNIDSGQFAAIQKAGVYALNHPEISREILEKYRRRLTLMVEALNSVGFNAKLPGGSFFLYVKAPKGIEGGQEFKTAEDFSQFMIKKMLISTVPWDDAGHYVRFSATFAAKELADETRIMNEIKTRLSSVKFIF